The Raphanus sativus cultivar WK10039 chromosome 2, ASM80110v3, whole genome shotgun sequence DNA segment ATCTGCAGAAACAAGAACAGAGCTTAAGAGGACAATCCAGAAGACGACTAACAAGTCGTCCATCCTGGTCTTGTCTTGTCTTGTCTCTTGTGTTTGATTACCGTATCAAAAACTTATATTCttgaaattaataattttaaaatatacgagttgtcattttcattttttttggcTGTACGTAATTGACTAATTGTGATTGATTATTCTATATTTTAGACTCTGGAAGATGCTCAGTCTATGTCAATGTCTATGTCAATGTCAATGTGAAAGTAAGACTTTCGGTTAACTTGGTTTTATAATTAATTCAGTAATACTAAAAATGGTTTAGTGTGTGTTCCAAAAAGATTAGTGTTTTAACGGCAAACtggttatagttttttttaattatgatttatatgACTTAACTTAGTTTTTTGACACgttttaaattgatataaaattaatttagatcaatctaaatatttcaattaaataataatgttaaTACAAATTGTCATATATCTCAACCAGAGTCCACTTTTCCACAATTGAATTTGATGTTGCTGTTATTTTCTTCGAATTGATCTGTATAGCTTAAAAACTACCCATCAATGCATAAGTTATTAAAGGCAAAAGTACTAATACAGATACTTAGCTTCTGTCTTCCACAAATGTTCTCAGACCAAGACTAATCAAGAGTTAAACAAAAATCACCCTTtgaaaataagtaaatttatattttgtggtAACGGTAATAACGACTCCCTACTAAGAATAGGTTGTCACTTAACTAGCTTATAAAGAAAACGAAACAGAGGACTATCACATAGCTTTCCTTTGTCGgcttttttttaccttttctttTCTGATGAGTCAAATAATGTGTGTTTAGTATATCTGGTTCCATTCAATTAAATCAGAATTTGAATCATCTACAAGAACTAATTTGAATTATCATGGGAGACTTTAGGTCATCCCTGTGGCCTAGCTGATATTAGGCTTTTGAATCAATATTGCTTCATCAATCATAAGTTTGTAAAAGACTATACATATCAAAAATCAGCCTAGCTTTCAACGGGGACTAAGACACGTAATCGATATACTAGTAGACGGACCAGACTGCAATCTCTCATCTAATGGGTTTGACTTGGATCTGACCCTGAAGACAAATCCAGGTGGTTTGGGCATATGCAACGTAATGGAAGTATTAGTGAGCATACGAAATATTGTGGACATGGTTGGACGATCTGTAGGATTTTCTTGAACACATAACAATCCAATGTGGATGCACCTAAACACTTCATTTCTCTCATAATTCTCCTCCATGGCCGGGTCTATCATTTCCAGCAATGAGTCATTGTTCCAAAGCCTCCACACCTATTCAAGTCATTTATCAAGAAAATAATGTTGACAGCCATGATCATTGCTAAACATGTAGAACAGTTTGAGATAGTGTGGAGATTTACTAACATATGTGACCAAGTTGCTTATTGAGCCGTCTGTCTCGTTAAAGCTACTATTCTTTTTTTCACCAATAATCTCCAAAACCAATACTCCGAAGCTATACACATCAGATTTTGTGGAGAACTGTCCGCTTGTCACATACTCGGGTGGCATGTAACCGCTGCAAAATAAATGTCACAACTTTCTATTTATCAACAACAAGGATAGACAAATTATGCTTACTATGTACAATTACTTACAATGTTCCAACCACTCTTCCTGTGGTAGCTTCAGTTTGGTCCACACTGAAATTTCTAGCCACACCAAAATCTGCAATCTTCGGGTTCAAATCTTCATCTAAGAGAATATTACCAGCTTTGAGGTCACGGTGTATAATGGTGAGCCGCGAATCTTGATGAAGATATAAAATCCCACGAGTAATTCCCTCGATGATGTTGTATCGTCTTGTCCAATCCAGTTGACTACTCTTCTTCTGGTCTGGGAATATATCAACTGATTAGACTATGAGATCATTAACAACTAAGGTTTCGAGAATATAGgcctatatatattatatgattctTACCAAAAAGGAAATGATCCAGACTTTTGTTAGGCAAAAACTCGTAGACTAATATCTTTTCTTCTCCTTTGACAGAAAAGCCAAGAAGCCTAACAAGATTCTTATGTTGAAGCTTAGCTACAAGAAACACCTCGTTCTTGAACTCTTCTTCACCTTGTCCTGACTTTTTCGACAGCCTCTTCACAGCAACTTGTGTTCCATTCGGTAACGTTCCCTGTCAATTCATATGTTCTTCTTGACTTGATTACCGGAATCTGTTTTGTTATTGTGTTACACAAATAAGTACATGGGACAAATACTATACCTTGTAAACTTCACCAAATCCACCACGACCAAGCTTgttattattatgaaaattaCTTGTGGCAGCTTCAATTGCTTTAAACTCGAATTGAAGTGAACCTGATGTTGTCATATCATCCCCAGCTGCAGAACAAATGTATACAGAATTTTATACTAAATACATTTCTCTCTCGGATCCATAGTCCTTTACCATTATAAGCCATCCAAAATCTATTTGTAGCACAGAAATGGTAACCGTCTGAGAAGAACATagagacagaaaaaaaaatacattttgagcttatgttttcaaaaacaagaAACTCACAATCAGTTTTAGATGCTTTGTATGCTTTTCTCCTCCTCCAAAGAACAAATCCAAGAGCAATCACTACGACGGGAACAACGACAATTGCCACAATAGTTCCCTTAGAAATCTTTTTACCATCTGCACCAAACAAAACCACCAAAATGAATGAAAAAATATTGGCACAACCCTAAGAATAGGGcagaaaactttaaaacaagGTTTGATGTAGATATGACCTAACAACGattataaaacataatcttACTTTTATCAAGAGGAGGAATATTATCGAAAAGTCCCAAGAACGGATAAACCTCCCACCGAATGAAACAGCTAGGCCTAGAAATAATGCCTCCTTGTCTCCCACGGCAACAAGACCTATACTCAATCACGTCCTGTTGAAGACAATGAGTGCAGTTTTCGAGAGATACGTCTCTACTGCACAGCACAACACCGTACACGTGCGAGATAGACGACTCAAGCTTTCTTGTTCCGACAGCGTAGTACGAAGTGGAAGCTTGATCTATCAAACGAATCATCAAAGCCTCCCATTTAGTATCTAGATCCGTCATGTTATCTTGGAAATCTCTTGTATAGTTCTCACTCCGAAGAACTTCCATACCCAGCGACCCGTAAAACGACCGGTTCGAGTAACGTACAAGACAGAGCGTTCTGTCCATCCTCCAGTCTATACCTTCCATCTGGTTAGTACAGTTCCTTAACAATCTAGCAGAAGAAGAGACGATACAGTCAGAGCAAGATCGAGTGTCAGAACCTGGGGCACACATCGCTAGACCGTAAGCTCTGTTGGGATCTTGACCCGTTGACGTTGTTTAGAAGCCGTCGTTAGCTGTGACGTCagaaggaagagaagagagcatGAGTCGGCGGTTTAAGTCGTAAGTACCGTTGGGTGTGAAAAACCCAGATCTGTCAAAGCATATATCTGCGGAAACAAGAACAGAGGTTAAGAGGACAATCCAGAAGACGACTGACAAGTCGTCCATCTCGGTCTTGTCTCTTGTGTTTGTTTGGTTGTCTGAGTTAAGAACCTTAAATACTTGAGAGTAATAGTCGTTTTCAATTTCATTGGCTGTGCGAAGTTGACCAAATCTTGTTGAATATTCTAACTTAAAAAGTCTTTGGCAGATGACCTGTCGATGTCAGTGAAGTGATAAATGATAATCCACttatgttcttttctttatcattattctctttgttttcttcaaatattttttttttgtcagaatCTAGAAATTACAAAGACTGCGTCATCAATCTCTAAAGTCAAATATATAGTTTGTACTTTGTAGTCAGATTGCAGATTGATTGCCAGTTTTCGGATTTTGTTTGGGaagattttgttttgtcaaaGTTTTCAGTTAGCGAGTTTTTGCATTAAACCGAACCCTATTAGTATATGGTGGGTCACTGGGTTTTTCGGTTTAAGTCCGGTTCTGGACCTGATTGATATAACCGATTTAATACTTTCGGTTAAGATATCCTAGTTTTATAATTTCCGGTTAAAAtatggtgtttttttttaatttaggaCATATATGTAATGATAAGAGACTAGTGGGGGGACTTTATAATTTCTTAAGACTTGTAGAACAGAATAACAGATGCAACGCCACATCGAGTAGCCACCGGAATTAAATTAACTAGCGGGAAAATGGACGCCGGAGCTGAAGCTGATGTGGATCGTCCGGTGGATGGCGACTCTTCGGCGGCGGAGGAATCCGGATCGAATCAATTCAGCGGCGGAAGATCAGAGCCGTCGCCGTTGAAGCAAGGGGATATATTGAGAACACTAGCGACGGTGGAGAAGGATTCGCAGGCAATAGCGGAGAGCTTCGCGTCTCTCTTTGTCTCCCTCCGATCGACTCTCTCTGAGGTTAGAAAGATGAGAACTTTGCTAAGTTTTGAAAAGCTGTTTCTTTCTCAAAGATGGTTTATTTGATTGTAAGCTTTCTTCTTATGAGGGACTTTGTTTGATGTGGTGTTATATAGGCTACGAGTAGCTCTGTTGATCACATGACTTGCTTCGGAGATGCAGCTGGACGGCTTCAGGAAACTGGTTAGATTAAGAcactctctgttttttttttttttgagtttactGGAGCTGTGTAatagatttagttttttttgttgttgtttgtgttCATGAATTTTGCAGCTTTAGATGCTTCTACTAAAGGGAATCGTTACATCAACTCTTGCCTCAGGTACTTTCGTAATGATCTTGATATTTTTACTCTTTATCTGATCATAGAGTACACCGagtatgtgtgtatatatgttGTTGCTTCATACAGTTCTTGACGTATAACTTTCAAATGCGTTCACGATTGTGATTTGTCAACGACTTCTTCTGTGGTATGGTTTTTTTTCTCTGTGCAGATTGAACGAGGAAATTAAAGGCGTTGAGAATCTGGCGGCTAGGCTGTATCCTTTATATATGGTTCTTTGCGTGTCAAACCATGTGTTTTGAATGTTTAATACAGAGACAAAGACCATACCCATGTTTTAAGCTCAAAGCATTCTTATTTGTGTTTTCTAGTCTGGAATTTGTTGTACAgtccttaaataaataaatgtgcAGAAAGCACCTGAGGAGAAATGTGGATGTTCTTGACACGGCTGTGAACAAGCTTCTCCGTCCtcagtaaaatttcatattatcTTTCACGGACTTTGGATCACTTAACGTCTCGTAACAGATTGCGATTATAACTGGTGTGTTTCTATATTTTAACACAAGGTTATTTGTTAAAACGTTTTCAAGTTTGATTAAAGTAGATTAGatctttcaaaagaaaatgaCAGTAAATTCGAGATAAAGTTTGAACCTGTCGATGAAGTTTTCAAGACACAGTCGAATATccattttatttattcttaacCAGTTTTAAACTGAAACACAGTAAGATACTTAACCAGGAAAGATCTTAAACACAAGGCTAGACTGAGCAACCTCCTGGTCCTCCATAGAAGATTGCATCATACGGAACTTTACTATCTGATTTGGTTTCTGCTCTATAACAATTTGGGGTGCTTGAGAATGGCTTTACACTAGAAATGGGTGGTTTTGAAAGTCTGCCGTCAATTTCATTAGCCACTTCAATACCATTCACATAGGCTGCCTTCAAGTAACCTTCGTTGGGTAAATGCCCACTTCCCATGTGTGGGCTCTTCTCTTT contains these protein-coding regions:
- the LOC108840185 gene encoding LOW QUALITY PROTEIN: cysteine-rich receptor-like protein kinase 24 (The sequence of the model RefSeq protein was modified relative to this genomic sequence to represent the inferred CDS: substituted 1 base at 1 genomic stop codon); protein product: MDDLSVVFWIVLLTSVLVSADICFDRSGFFTPNGTYDLNRRLMLSSLPSDVTANDGFXTTSTGQDPNRAYGLAMCAPGSDTRSCSDCIVSSSARLLRNCTNQMEGIDWRMDRTLCLVRYSNRSFYGSLGMEVLRSENYTRDFQDNMTDLDTKWEALMIRLIDQASTSYYAVGTRKLESSISHVYGVVLCSRDVSLENCTHCLQQDVIEYRSCCRGRQGGIISRPSCFIRWEVYPFLGLFDNIPPLDKNGKKISKGTIVAIVVVPVVVIALGFVLWRRRKAYKASKTDSGDDMTTSGSLQFEFKAIEAATSNFHNNNKLGRGGFGEVYKGTLPNGTQVAVKRLSKKSGQGEEEFKNEVFLVAKLQHKNLVRLLGFSVKGEEKILVYEFLPNKSLDHFLFDQKKSSQLDWTRRYNIIEGITRGILYLHQDSRLTIIHRDLKAGNILLDEDLNPKIADFGVARNFSVDQTEATTGRVVGTFGYMPPEYVTSGQFSTKSDVYSFGVLVLEIIGEKKNSSFNETDGSISNLVTYVWRLWNNDSLLEMIDPAMEENYERNEVFRCIHIGLLCVQENPTDRPTMSTIFRMLTNTSITLHMPKPPGFVFRVRSKSNPLDERLQSGPSTSISITCLSPR
- the LOC108840525 gene encoding uncharacterized protein LOC108840525, whose protein sequence is MDAGAEADVDRPVDGDSSAAEESGSNQFSGGRSEPSPLKQGDILRTLATVEKDSQAIAESFASLFVSLRSTLSEATSSSVDHMTCFGDAAGRLQETALDASTKGNRYINSCLRLNEEIKGVENLAARLKHLRRNVDVLDTAVNKLLRPQ